Proteins from a genomic interval of Cucumis melo cultivar AY chromosome 7, USDA_Cmelo_AY_1.0, whole genome shotgun sequence:
- the LOC103504394 gene encoding egg cell-secreted protein 1.2-like, giving the protein MFWIGSLFSAARPCPSSILGPVKAMVFSSTVEASRGDAEVSPAARIKLDGAFDCLRSLPQLGKCIDDIRAIFRNRHKWKISLNCCHAIKNTEHECWPEYLNLMGFTAKEIGIIDENCKIN; this is encoded by the exons ATGTTTTGGATCGGCTCGCTATTCTCAGCGGCAAGGCCATGCCCTTCCTCTATTCTTGGTCCTGTAAAag caaTGGTTTTCTCATCCACGGTAGAAGCAAGCCGAGGTGATGCGGAAGTGAGCCCTGCAGCACGAATTAAGTTGGATGGTGCCTTCGATTGTTTGAGATCTCTGCCTCAACTGGGTAAATGTATCGATGATATTCGAGCTATATTTCGAAATCGGCATAAATGGAAAATAAGTTTGAACTGCTGCCATGCAATTAAGAATACAGAACATGAGTGTTGGCCAGAATATCTGAATCTGATGGGCTTCACAGCAAAAGAAATTGGGATTATTGATGAGAATTGCAAGATCAACTAA